The region CGATACTCAAATTGTTGTGCCAGCGGTGGATGAAGTATTGTCGCCAATTCTGACGGTCATCCCCCTGCAACTACTGGCGTATCACATTGCTGTATTACGCGGATTGGATGTAGATCGTCCCCGCAATATTACTAAAACGCTGGTTTGAGTGAGTTGGCGGTGGTAAGAGCGTGTTGACATCAGCGATCGCGGCGGTAACCAGTTCCGTCTCTACTCGCCCCAGGTAACGCCGTTCGCGTTGTCTCTGGTCTCGCTGGCGAGGTGTTTCGCTTTCATTGATCAAGCCAACAAACACCATCATCACAATCGCGATCGCCACCATTGTCCAAAACGTATGGGCAAAATCATCTCCCACATCGCTGAGATAGCGCCATTCCCCGCATACCCGGCAGTATTCTACATTTGGGCGATCAGGGTGCACGGTAATTTGGCAACGCGGCATAAAACTGTCTCGATAAGGGCATTTCATTAGAATCTCCAGTCTCTAAAATCCTTGTTTATATCATACGTATATCTAATGTATTTCACAAGATATTTTCTCAAGGTTGTGCCCACAGCAAAGCATCGAGTCCAATAAATCTCGGATCTGCCTTGAAATCTTTAAGAGAGAACGATATTATCTCTCTTAAAGATTTCTTTATGTACGTTGAGTCCTTTGACTTTGATGAAATCCTTATGAACTTCTCCTCTCTTGTCTATACATCTGATATAAATTCGCATACAATCGATGATCGTGCAGTTAGAAAAAACATCGAGTGTATATCAATGGAGCGTGGTGAAGCCCCTATGGATAAGAAAGCAGACAAAAAACTCGTCAGCTTCCGGCTTCCCGAAGACTTGCTGCAAGGTCTGAGAGGCAAAGCGGATTATTATGGCATCTCGGTAACTGAACTGGTTTGTCGTCTGTTACGGCAAGGGCTAGAAGAAGATGGCGGCGATCGCATCAAAACCTTAGAGGCAGAGATTCGAGATTTAAGACAACGGCTAAGACAGGCAAACAGTAGCAATGGTGTGACGCATACGTTGTTGTATCCTGTGCAGACTCAGGCAACGGTGCCTTACAGCAATTCCTCTGGGCTTGAGCAGCGCATGGAACGGTTGGAAGCCATGCTTGAGGTATTAGCAGACCGCATCAATTTTCAGGAATCAGGAAAGCGAGGAGAGGATGATAGCTAAACCTTGTCCATGTCCAAATCTGTCATGTCCTCTTTAGAGAGAAGTTTCTAGTTTTCGAGTTCGCTGTGGTTTTGCAACAATCTTGAAGGAGGAAAAAACCTGAGACAAAGCATTAAGACAAAGTGTTCTGAAAACGTGTTCTGAAAATGTCTTCTGAGAATGTGTTCAAAAGCGAGTATTCAACTTTGGTTGAGTGATGGGGAAATAGCAGCAAATGGTTCAGTCGATTGTCCCAGTTGATGTCATTACTGAGTACGCATGTGTGATGAGTGCTAATTCTAGAAGGTGTTTAACTATCAGGTTTGCCAGTGCCCCCGGAGGGTTTCTTCATGCACATTCTAGTGACTCTGAATGTTTTCCAAAACAGCCTGACAAGTCATGATCCGTGCTGGCGATACTACGCAAACTTGCTGCGTAGTTTGTCGTCTCGGTCGGTTATTTGGTATATGACCAAACCTGACTTTGAAGGTGCCAGGAGTTACTTTGTCCAATTTGGCTCAGAGATTGATGAAACGTGCCAGGAAGTCTACCTCAGTTTGTTGAGTCGTGTGCAGGTCTGCCATATTGACGATCGCATCTTAGAAGAAGCTGCGCTTTATGGGTTAAACTTTCCAGATCGCATTCGCCTCGCATGTGCGATTGATTACAACCTAGAGGGTATTGTGACCTATGAACCGCAGCAATTTGCCCTCACCGTAGAAGATGTTTATCGATTGCAACTGGATGGCTATTTTCCTGTTTGTATGACCAGTGAATGCTTAGATGCAGGTTTTTGTGTAGAAAAACGCTTACACATCTTTTCGGTAGCAAGTTTCCTGATCAATCTAGATGAAACCAGCATTCATTTACCTTACCAGTTGCAGAGCAGTGAGGTTTTTCAACTCAAAGAGTTTCACATCATCTGTGAAAATGAAATCAGCGAAGCAGCTATCACATTACAAGTCTTGGATAATTTACAGCTAGAGGCAACGGCTGTTGGTAAGACTCCCTTTGAAGCGATACAACTGGCAATTGATAGTATCATCGACCACTGTGTGGAAATGCCTGCTCGCCGCTTAAGTAGTTACTCAATTCCCCCTGCAACTCTCTTAGGTGCAGAAGCTCCGGTCGCTGTTGTTATTTGTATTGAATGTGCAGGCACGACTTGGCAAGTTACCCAGAAAGGAAAAAGATAAGCAGAAAATGTAGGAGACGTTAGCCGTAGCCGTATCATGCTGCCCTTTGTCGCTGTGCCATCGACGATTGCTCAAGAGTTTGGGAAATATCGAGACCTGTTCTGCCGAGGCGCAGGCTTTGAGCAGGTGAGTCGCTATGTGACCGGATTGCTGTTGAGTGAGAACAAAACCTTGCAAGGGATTGCCGGACAATGGGTAGCAGGTGGGGAGGTCGGCGGACGAAGAGCGATGCACGCAGCGGTGTTTGAGGCGGGCTGGAGGAGTTCAGAGTTAATGTCCCATCATCGTGCTGTGATAGCCAAAGAGCATCAGGGGCGAGGGCGAGAAGTCATCAGTCTGGATTGGACGCTCAGCCATCACGATTGGGGCAAGCAGATCTTTGGGGTGAAGCGATCCTATGATTATGTGGAACATCGGATGAGTTGCTTTCAAACGGTGGTGACGGCGACGATTGCGAACCGCCACCTAATTGATGGGATTGACGTGGTGGTGCAGTTTCCAGATTTTTCAGTGGCAGAACGGGAGTATCTGAAGGTGACGGCAAAATCCCACTATGACGATTTAGACCAAGTGCGAGAACGACTGATTGAGATGTTGCATTATCACAAGAATCGATTGGAGTATCGCAAACGCACCGAGATTGCCGTCGAGATTGTGCGCCAAGTGGAAGCGGAAGGACAATT is a window of Leptolyngbyaceae cyanobacterium JSC-12 DNA encoding:
- a CDS encoding hypothetical protein (IMG reference gene:2510096488), yielding MKCPYRDSFMPRCQITVHPDRPNVEYCRVCGEWRYLSDVGDDFAHTFWTMVAIAIVMMVFVGLINESETPRQRDQRQRERRYLGRVETELVTAAIADVNTLLPPPTHSNQRFSNIAGTIYIQSA
- a CDS encoding hypothetical protein (IMG reference gene:2510096489) — translated: MYVESFDFDEILMNFSSLVYTSDINSHTIDDRAVRKNIECISMERGEAPMDKKADKKLVSFRLPEDLLQGLRGKADYYGISVTELVCRLLRQGLEEDGGDRIKTLEAEIRDLRQRLRQANSSNGVTHTLLYPVQTQATVPYSNSSGLEQRMERLEAMLEVLADRINFQESGKRGEDDS
- a CDS encoding LeuA family protein with dimerization domain (IMG reference gene:2510096490~PFAM: LeuA allosteric (dimerisation) domain) encodes the protein MHILVTLNVFQNSLTSHDPCWRYYANLLRSLSSRSVIWYMTKPDFEGARSYFVQFGSEIDETCQEVYLSLLSRVQVCHIDDRILEEAALYGLNFPDRIRLACAIDYNLEGIVTYEPQQFALTVEDVYRLQLDGYFPVCMTSECLDAGFCVEKRLHIFSVASFLINLDETSIHLPYQLQSSEVFQLKEFHIICENEISEAAITLQVLDNLQLEATAVGKTPFEAIQLAIDSIIDHCVEMPARRLSSYSIPPATLLGAEAPVAVVICIECAGTTWQVTQKGKR